The following proteins come from a genomic window of Sardina pilchardus chromosome 13, fSarPil1.1, whole genome shotgun sequence:
- the LOC134099200 gene encoding odorant receptor 131-2-like — MNSSGDDQLLKSNDQTRLNITTSLVQVLVWPFISINLFMYFTFRAKQSLRVEARYLLFAQTLLADSALFLMTNFSVITINQHRLLPIGFCVPFLIVMYTFNQVSPTVIVAMCLERYVAICMPLRHVNIFSPNRTLIVIAFVWFMSFIKPFIDFLILLSVVSQGYFKRLNFCYYEIMLLAKWHMMMRGNLNIMNYLAILVVLLFCYVSIFRVARRASGKDKKAAAKGQRTLLLHLLQLFLCTLEIICPYVEARVMEVDVQMYLILRYFNFLAFTILSRAIIPLIYGFRDEKFYAAMKTYARCKRSHVSPRKLNLTQRAK, encoded by the coding sequence atgaacagcagtgGCGATGACCAGCTGCTGAAGAGCAACGACCAAACGCGTCTGAACATCACCACTTCCCTGGTGCAGGTGCTGGTGTGGCCGTTCATCTCCATCAACCTCTTCATGTACTTCACCTTCCGGGCCAAGCAGAGCCTCCGGGTCGAGGCGCGCTACCTGCTCTTCGCCCAGACGCTCCTGGCCGACTCGGCCCTCTTCCTCATGACCAACTTCTCTGTGATCACCATCAACCAGCACCGGCTGCTGCCCATCGGCTTCTGCGTCCCCTTCCTCATCGTCATGTACACCTTCAACCAGGTGTCGCCCACCGTCATCGTGGCCATGTGCCTGGAGCGCTACGTGGCCATCTGCATGCCTCTACGGCACGTCAACATTTTCTCCCCAAACCGGACTCTGATCGTCATAGCCTTTGTGTGGTTCATGAGTTTCATAAAGCCTTTCATTGatttcctcatcctcctctctgtggtcTCCCAAGGTTACTTCAAGAGACTCAACTTCTGCTATTATGAAATTATGCTGCTGGCCAAGTGGCATATGATGATGAGGGGTAACCTGAACATAATGAACTATCTGGCCATTTTAGTGGTCTTGCTGTTCTGCTATGTGTCAATCTTCCGTGTTGCCCGACGGGCGTCGGGTAAAGATAAGAAGGCGGCAGCAAAGGGGCAGAGGACACTGCTGCTCCACCTGTTACAGCTGTTCCTGTGCACTTTAGAGATTATCTGCCCCTATGTGGAGGCGAGGGTGATGGAAGTTGATGTACAGATGTATCTTATCCTGCGCTATTTTAACTTTCTGGCGTTTACCATTCTCTCCCGGGCAATTATTCCCTTGATCTACGGCTTCCGAGATGAGAAGTTTTATGCCGCAATGAAAACCTATGCCCGGTGTAAGCGGAGTCATGTTTCACCTCGTAAATTGAATTTGACACAACGtgccaaatga
- the LOC134099201 gene encoding odorant receptor 131-2-like, which yields MSENSSEQKILKGNDPIRLNLTTALVQILVWPFIYINLFMYYTFRRKPALQAEPRFAFFAQMLLADSALFLMTDFVVVTIHVHFLLPLGFCIPFSVVLHALTHVSPTFITAMCLERYVAICFPLRHVDVFTPTRTLFIVVVVWLLSFLRPFVDLCILLSAVSKSYLNGWNFCYYEILLVIKWHMELRGNLFILNYLVLLAILFFCYVAIIRVARRASGKDKQAAAKGQRTLLLHLLQLFLCTLEVVCPYIEAKVIQIDLNIYVIVRYFNFLAFTILSRAVIPLIYGFRDEKFYSAMKSVGKWNKSKINFVK from the coding sequence ATGTCTGAAAACAGCAGTGAACAGAAGATCCTGAAAGGCAACGACCCGATTCGGCTCAACCTGACCACAGCCCTGGTGCAGATCCTGGTGTGGCCCTTCATCTACATCAACCTCTTCATGTACTACACCTTCCGCAGGAAGCCGGCGCTCCAGGCAGAACCGCGCTTTGCGTTCTTCGCCCAGATGTTGCTCGCCGACTCGGCCCTCTTCCTCATGACTGACTTTGTGGTCGTCACCATCCACGTTCACTTCCTGCTGCCGCTGGGGTTCTGCATCCCGTTCTCTGTCGTTCTGCACGCTCTCACCCACGTCTCGCCCACCTTCATCACGGCCATGTGTCTGGAGCGCTATGTGGCCATCTGTTTCCCTCTGCGGCACGTTGATGTCTTCACCCCGACCAGGACCCTGTTTATTGTAGTCGTTGTGTGGCTCCTGAGTTTTCTGCGCCCATTTGTCGACCTGTGCATTCTTTTATCGGCCGTGTCCAAAAGCTACTTAAATGGATGGAATTTTTGCTATTATGAGATTCTCCTGGTGATCAAGTGGCACATGGAACTAAGGGgcaatttgtttattttgaacTACCTGGTGCTCCTGGCCATTCTGTTCTTTTGTTACGTTGCCATTATTCGCGTCGCTCGCCGGGCCTCCGGTAAGGACAAGCAGGCGGCCGCTAAGGGCCAGAGGACCCTGCTGCTGCACCTCCTGCAGCTCTTCCTGTGCACGCTGGAGGTCGTTTGTCCTTACATCGAGGCCAAGGTCATACAGATCGATCTGAACATTTACGTCATCGTACGCTATTTCAATTTCTTGGCATTCACTATTCTGTCCAGGGCAGTGATTCCGCTTATCTATGGCTTCAGAGATGAGAAATTTTACTCTGCTATGAAAAGTGTTGGAAAATGGAATAAGAGCAAAATTAATTTTGTTAAATAA
- the LOC134099202 gene encoding odorant receptor 131-2-like produces MSENSSEQKILKGDNPIRLNVTTALVQILVWPFIYINLFMYYTFRRKPAIRAEPRFVFFAQTLLADSALFVMTDFVVLTIHVHLLLPLAFCIPVAVVIHGLAQVSPTFITAMCLERYVAICFPLQHVNVFTPARTLIISVVVWFLSFLRPFVDLCIFFSTAPKSYLKGVNFCYYEIILVAKWHMELRGNLFILNYLVLLAILFFCYGAIIRVARRASGDDKQAAAKGQRTLLLHLLQLFLCTLEVFCPYVEAQVMRISVNTFIVVRYFNFLAFTILSRAITPLIYGFRDEKFYAAMKSVSQWKKSKVHYGR; encoded by the coding sequence ATGTCTGAAAACAGCAGTGAACAGAAGATCCTGAAAGGAGATAACCCGATTCGGCTCAACGTGACCACAGCCCTGGTGCAGATCCTGGTGTGGCCCTTCATCTACATCAACCTCTTCATGTACTACACCTTCCGCAGGAAGCCGGCTATCCGGGCAGAACCACGCTTCGTCTTCTTCGCCCAGACGCTGCTCGCCGACTCGGCCCTCTTCGTCATGACGGACTTTGTGGTCCTCACCATCCACGTTcacctgctgctgccgctggccTTCTGCATCCCGGTCGCCGTGGTCATTCACGGGCTGGCGCAGGTGTCGCCCACCTTCATCACGGCCATGTGCCTGGAGCGCTACGTGGccatctgcttccctctgcagcACGTCAACGTCTTCACGCCGGCCAGGACCCTGATCATTTCAGTTGTGGTGTGGTTCCTGAGCTTCCTGCGGCCCTTCGTCGACTTGTGCATCTTCTTCTCCACTGCGCCCAAGAGCTATTTGAAAGGGGTGAACTTTTGCTATTATGAAATTATTCTTGTGGCTAAATGGCACATGGAGCTGAGGGgcaatttgtttattttgaacTACTTGGTCCTTTTGGCCATTCTGTTCTTTTGTTACGGGGCGATTATCCGTGTCGCTCGACGGGCATCGGGGGACGACAAACAGGCGGCCGCCAAAGGCCAGAGGACCCTGCTGTTGCACCTCCTGCAGCTCTTCCTTTGCACACTGGAGGTCTTCTGCCCTTACGTGGAGGCCCAGGTCATGAGAATCAGTGTGAACACGTTTATAGTGGTGCGCTACTTTAATTTCCTGGCATTCACTATTCTGTCCAGGGCCATTACTCCACTTATCTACGGATTTAGAGACGAGAAGTTTTATGCTGCTATGAAAAGTGTTAGTCAGTGGAAAAAGAGCAAAGTTCATTATGGCAGATAG